CTCCCAATTAGAAATCAAAGTCAGGTCTTTACAAAGGCTGGTTAAGGAAGAGAAGTACTACCAACAAGAGCTGTCGgatcaaaaagctcatgTGGAGAACCTGAAGGCTAACTCCGAGGTTGATCCATATGACTTAAAGAAGCAGGTGGAGGTTCTCCAAGATACCCAGAGGCTTCTGCCGGCACTTTATGAAAAGATTGGCCAGTTTAAGGAGGACCTCGTGCAGTTCACAAAGACGTACAGCGGCAGCGAGGATCTCGGGAGCTCAAAGCAGGtgctcaaagaagctgcggATCTGCTCGAACAGAAGCGCTGAGCTCTGATAATTTTACTCTAAATAAGGTTGTCTCATGTGCAGCTCGCAAACGACCTCTCGCTACAGCGGTTACCAGGTAATTGCTAAGATAAGGTAAGTAGTCCTAAAACGCGGTAAGTAATAAAGCTCAGCT
This is a stretch of genomic DNA from Lachancea thermotolerans CBS 6340 chromosome D complete sequence. It encodes these proteins:
- the RBL2 gene encoding Rbl2p (similar to uniprot|P48606 Saccharomyces cerevisiae YOR265W RBL2 Protein involved in microtubule morphogenesis required for protection from excess free beta-tubulin proposed to be involved the folding of beta- tubulin) → MAPSQLEIKVRSLQRLVKEEKYYQQELSDQKAHVENLKANSEVDPYDLKKQVEVLQDTQRLLPALYEKIGQFKEDLVQFTKTYSGSEDLGSSKQVLKEAADLLEQKR